The Archangium primigenium genomic interval GAAGCCCGGCGAGTGGCAGCCCGCGCAGTCGAAGACGTCGTGGGCCAGGTAGCGGCCATAGGCCAGCTTGTCCGTGCGCGGCGGCGTGAGGATGCCCGAGGCGGGCCGATCCGGCACCTTGGTGCCCCCCGCCAGATAGACGATGAGCTTGCCCGCCGTGGACAGCTGCGTGGGCGGCTGGGTCGCGGGGTCCGGCTGGAAGACGGGATCGCCCGAGCGCATGAAGCCGAGCACCGCGGCGATGTCGTCATCGGACATGGCCGACTGCGCCATCATCGTCATGCGATCCTTGCGGTTGACGCCGTAGCGGATGATGCGCGCGATCTGCTCGTCCGTGAGCGTGCCGATCCCCACGTTGGGATCCAGGGTGATGTTGGCCGAGTAGAACGTCCCCAGGAAGGCGGGGACCTCGAACATGCGCGCCCCCGTCACCCGCTCGGACCCGGGCGAGCGGTGACAGCCCTCGCACATCGAGTGGAAGATGACGGCCCCGCGCGCCACCGCCTCGGGCGAGGTGTTCGCCTTGATGGGGGGCAGCGGCGCCGTCACCGGCTGCTCCAGTTGGTACGACACGAAGCCAATGCCGCCGCCCACCAACAGGACCAGCACCAGGGCCGCGTACAACAGTTTCTTCTTCACTCGATGCCTCCGTACTCCCGGGCCGCCCTCACGAGCGACCTTCCCAGTGAACCCAGGGAGTCGTCCCACACGACTCCGGGTCCGATGCGATCAGGTATAGCCAAAGTAGCAAATTTTCTTAATAATGAAGAAGATCCCGTTTGAGGGGTCTGTCCCGAGAACCCATGTTTTCTCGCGATTTGAGTGGGGAAGCGCCCCACTGGAATCCCGAGGAAGCCTACCTCAGGGGAGGCGCGCCATGAATTCCCTTCCGCTCAGCAGTCCCAGCTCCCTGCAAATCTGGCTGATGGCCATCCGCCCGAAGACCCTGGTGGCGGGATTCGTCCCAGTGCTGCTGGGGCATGCCCTGGCCGCACGGGACGGCTACCACGCGCCCGGGGCGTTCCTGGTGGCGCTGGGCTGGACGCTGCTCATCCAGATCGCGTGCAACCTCAACAACGACTACTGCGACTTCAAGCGGGGCGCGGACACGGCCGAGCGGCTCGGGCCCGTTCGGGTGACGCAGAGCGGGCTGATGTCCCCGGAGATGGTGCTCGGCGCGACGCTGCTGTTCTTCACCCTGGCGGTCATCATGGGCCTGCAGCTGGTGAACATGCTGGGGCCGCCGGCGCTGGTGCTGGTGCTGGTCTCCGTGCTGGCCGCCTACGCGTACACCGGGGGCCCCTACCCGCTGGGCTACAACGGCCTGGGCGACGTGGCCGTCTTCATCTTCTTCGGGCTGGTGCCCGTGGCGCTCACCTACTACGTGGAGGCGGGACACTTCAGCCCGCTCGTGTGGCTGAGCGCCCTGGTCCCCGGCACGCTGGGCATCGCGATCCTCACGGTCAACAACCTGCGCGACGTGAAGACGGACCGGCTGGTGGGCAAGCGCACCCTGGTGGTGCTGCTGGGCGCGGGCTTCGGGCGCTTCCAGTACGCGGCCGTGCTGGGCATCACCGCGCTCACCCCCGTGCTCATGTGGGGCCTGGAGCTCACCGGCCCCACGGTGCTCCTGCCCCTGCTGTCGCTGCCGCTGGCCCTGCCCCCGCTGCGGCGGGTGTTCCGGGAGTCCGGCGCGGCCCTCAACCAGGCCCTCGGCGAGACGGCGCGCTTCGAGCTCGTCTTCGGGGTGATGCTCGGCGCGGGCCTGTGGATGAGCACCCAGGGGTGAGGCGGTCAAGGGGGGGAAATCTTTTCTGGAGTAAATATTTCGTCACAAACGTGTAAACAAAGGGTCACTGGCTTGTTTCAATGTGCCTGCTCGAAACCCTGCGCGAGTGCCCTCACCGCGCGCGCGGGGTCCCCTTTTCGAGAGGACACGCCATGTCACGACGCCCGCGCCTTGGAGCACTCGCCTCGATCGCCTTCGCCCTGAGCGCGGCGTGCGGGGTCGGCGTCGAGCGGCCCGAGGGTTGGTCCGAGGAGTCCCACGGCAAGAAGGCCGCTCCGGCCTATGACGTCGTGTTCCCCGCGAGCCGGGTGAACCGCTTCGACCTCGTCCTCACGCCGGAGGACTGGCGGGTGATGCAGGACGACATGACGGGCATGCTCGGCGCTTTCGGCGCGGGCGGCGGCGGCGCGCCAGGCGGTGGCGCGCCCGGGGGCGGCGGTGGCGCGCCCGCGGAGCTCACCCAGGCCTGCGAGGGCAAGGCCGCGGGCGACGCGTGCACCGCGACGTTCATGGGCAATACCTTCACCAGCACCTGTGCCCCGGGCCGCAATGGCGCTCCCCTGCTCTGCCAGCCGGCGCGCGGCGGCGGCGGCGGCCCCGGTGGACCCGGCGGCGGGGGTCCGGGCGGAGGCGGCGGAGGCGGCGGGGACATCGTGCCCAACACGCCCGTCTACGTCCCCGCGACGTTCAAGTTCGAAGGGAAGACCTGGCCCCAGGTCGGCGTGCGCATGAAGGGCAACTCGTCGCTCGGCGAGACCTGGCGCCGGGGCGTGGGCAAGCTGCCCCTGCGCCTGCACTTCGAGAAGTACAAGGAGGCGCACCCGGAGACGGACGGCCAGCGCTTCTACGGCTTCAAGAAGCTGTCGCTCGGCAACGGCGCGGCCGACACGTCGCTCATGCGCGACAAGGTCACCGCGGACGTGTACCGCGCGTTCGGCGTGCCCGCGCCGACCACCGGCTTCGTGGCCCTGTACGTGGACCATGGCGGGGGCCCCGAGTACTGGGGCCTGTACACACTGGACGAGGACGCGGACAACAACTCGCTGCTCGACCGGCACTTCGGCGACCATGACGGCCCGCTCTACGAGGCGGATGGCGTGGGCGCGCGCTGGCAGGCCTTCGACGAGGCCTCCTTCGCGCTCCAGAAGAACGAGGAGCAGGGCTGGGGCCCCGTGCAGGAGGCCATCGCCGCGCTCAACGCGGACCGCACCGATGCCGCCGCCTGGCGCGCGGGCCTCGAGGCCCGGCTGGACGTGCCGGGATTCCTGCGCTGGCTCGCCATCAACACCGTGATGCAGAACTGGGACGCGTACGGCGGCATGGCGCACAACTATTACCTCTACGCCCACCCCCAGGAGGGCCACCGCCTGCACTGGATCTCCTGGGACCATGACCGCTCCATGGGCGAGGGCATGGGCCGCTCGACGTCCATCACCCAGGAGACCACGGATGCCAGCTGGCCCCTCATCCGCTTGCTGATGGATGATCCCACCTACGCCGCGCTCTACCGGCAGTACCTGCTGGAGGCCGTGGACGGGCCGGCGAGCCCGGACGCGCTGCGCGCCCGCATCACCTCGGCGCGCGACACCATCGCCCCCTGGGCCGTGGGCGAGAACGCCGAGCGCACGGGCTTCACCTTCCTGAGCACGCCGGAGTCCTTCGAGACGGCGATCAGTGGAACCACTGGACTGTTGAACTTCGCGGCGAAGCGTCAGGCAGACGTCAAGACCGCGTTGGGAGTCACCCCATGAGTGCCGCGGCCCGCATGAATCCCCCCTCTCCCGCCCCCGTGTCGCAAGACCGCGAGCGGCGCTTCCTGCCCTCGCGCGAGGCCCTGGAGACCTTCCTGCGGGCCGCCGCCTCCTGGACCAAGCCCTGCGTGTACGACAGCGGGCTGCCCTTCGCCTTCACCCGGACGACCTACTTCGACACCGAGCGGCTCGACTTCCTCGACTCGTGCCGGCACGGACACACGCAGCGGCTGCGGCTGCGCGAGTACGCGGGCACGGCGGACCTGGCCCAGCCCGCGGTGCTCACCGGCACGCGCTACCTGGAGCTCAAGACGAACCGGGGCGAGCAGCGCACCAAGGTGCGCGTGCCCATCACCTCGGACGAGGCCTCGGCGCTGCTCGGTGGCGCGGAGCCGCCCGCGAGCGGCGCCGCGGCGCGGCTGCTGCGCGACAGTCCCCATGGCCCGGTGCGGCCGTGGGTGATGGCGTGGTACCGGCGGGGCACGCTCGCCAACGCCGACGCCAGCGTGCGCATCACCGTGGACGAGGACCTGGTCTTCGCCCTGCCCCCGCGCGACAGCCAGCTGGGCGTGCCCGCGGCGCCCACGCGGCTCATCCAGCAAGCCCCCGCCACGCTCGTGGAGGTCAAGGGGTGGGGCCCCCAGCCGTCCTGGCTGGAGGAGGCGTTGCGAACGTTGGAAGCCTTCGAGACCCATGACTCGAAGTTCGAACAAGGCATGCGCGCGCTGCTCGATGGCGTGCCCGCCGTGAAGTGAACCCCCAGGAGCCTCGCGCCGTGCATACCTCTTCCCGTTCCTCCACCCTCCGGCAGTGGGCCGCCGGAGGGATCGCCCTCGCCATGCTCTGGGTGTCGCCCGTCCGGGCGCAGGACTCCGACCAGACCCAGGGGCCCGCGGACCCCTCGCCCACGCCCAGCAGCCGGCCCGACGCGACGCTCCGCCAGGACACGCCCCTGGGCAACTGGTCCATCGGCGGCCGGGTGCGCACCCGGGAAACCATCAGCGCCAAGGAGGACAAGACGTTCAAGGGCAGCCTCACCGTGCCCGCCGCGCGCCTGGAGTTCACCTACCAGTGGAAGAAGCGGGTGAAGGCCGTGGTGGAGTTCGACGTCACCGACGGCCTGCCCAATGGCCTCAAGGACGCCTTCGTCTCCATGAAGCTCGTGGACGGCTTCTCCGTGCGCGTGGGCCGCTTCAAGACCCCGATGTCGCTCGTGGAGCTGGAGCCCGCCGCGCGGCTGCCCGTCATCCGCCGGGGCCTGGCGCGCGAGGTGCTCAACCCCGGCGTGCTCAACCTCACCAACCGGCAGGTGGGCGCGCAGCTCGAGTGGCAGTGCCTGACGTGCACCCGCGTGGTGCGCGTGCGCGCGGGGGTGTGGCAGCCCGAGGCGGGACGCTCGAGCCTGGAGGAAGGACTGGGGCTCGTGCCCATGGCGCGCGGCACCGTGCAGCTGCTCGACACCCTGGAGGTGGGCGCCTCGGCGCGGGGCGATGCGTTCTCCGCGGCCAACGGCGGCGTGAACGCCAACTGGACGCTGGGGGTGGACCTCAAGCACGCCCTGCCCCTGGGCTGGGGCGAGTGGCGCTCCTGGGTGGAGGCCCTGGTGGGCCGCTCGCCCGTGCTCACCAGCGTCCCGGGCCAGCACTTCACCGCGCGCGCCATCACCGCCCTGCGCGTGGGCGGCGTGAAGAAGAACCAATTCTACCTGGAGCCATTCGTCATGGCCTCGGCGTTCGATCCCGCCCTGGAGACGGTGAACGATATGCTCTGGGAAGGGGTGGGCGGACTGAACTTCGGCCAGTGGAAGCGCTGGCGGATCCAGGCGCAGTACGAGCACCGCGAGGCCGAGGCCCGGGTGCCCGCGATCCTCGCCTCCCTGGATGATGACCTGGTCAAGAGAAGGGCCCTGCTGGTGCAGCTCGAGGTGATTTTCTGATGCTGATCGTATTCGAGGGGATTGATGGTTCCGGCAAGACGACGCTGTCCAACCGCGTGGCGCGCGAGCTGCGCCAGGCGGGGCTGCGCGTGCGGCATGTCCGGGAGGACGGCAAGCTCGCCTCGCCGGTGTCCGAGGGGCTGAGGCTCTTCACCAAGAACCCGCTCCACCTCGCGCTCACGCCCATGGCGGAGCTGCTGCTGTACACCGCGCGCGAGACGCAGCTGCTCGAGGAGGTGACGCGTCCGGCGCTCGCCGAGTACGAGGTCGTCATCGCCGACCGCTTCCTCTACACGGCCGAGGTGCTCGCGCGCTGGGGCCGGGGCCTGCCCGAGGACGCGGTGCGCCCCATCATGGACGCGTGCGCCCGGGGCCTGCAGCCCGAGCGCGTCTTCCTCATCGACGTGGACCCCGCCATCGCGCGCGCCCGCCGCCGCCTGTCCAAGGTGCTCGTGTCGGACACGGGCGTCTCCTCGCGCAAGGGCCTGGCCGGCGCGGGCATGCAGACGCGGCTGCGCGCGGGCTACCGGGCGCTCGCCGCCGAGAATCCCGAGCGCTGGCGCCTCGTGGAGAACGCGGACGTGACGCTCGACACGCTCGTCACCCTGCTCACCCAGGAGGTGCTGGGCCTGGTGCGGGGCAGCGGAGACCGGCGTCCCCTGCCCACGCCGGGCGAGTCCGCCGCGCCCCGCTCCCCCGAGGAGGCCCGGGCGCGCTACCTGGCGCGGGTGGATCGCTGGACGGTGGAGGAGCCCGCGCTCGCGGCCTTCTTCCTCTCGGGCCTGGAGGGACCGGACATCGAGCGGCGCCGCGAGCTGCTCGCCTCGCGCTGTCCGGAGCTCATCGCCTACGGCCTGGGCAGCGTCACCACGCCCCACGCCTGGCGCCTGCGCGCCCAGGTGGAGGAGGCCGCGCCGGTGCACGTGCTCGGCTCGCTCAAGAACCTGGCCGCGGACCACCCCGAGGCGTGGGCCCTGCGCGAGCGCTGGGAGACGCGCCAGCCCGAGGCCGTGGCCCTGTCCCTGGATGGGCTCGACTCGGAGCGGGCGTGGGCCCTGCGCGAGCGCCTGGGCGTCGCGGTGCCCGAGGCGGTGCTCACCTCGCTCGGGTGGATCGACTCGGAGCGGGCGTGGGCCCTGCGCGAGCGCTGGTTGACGGCGCGCGGCGCAGAGGCGGCGCTCACCCAGGAGAAGGTGGCGCGGCTGGCGTGCAAGAGCCTCCGGGGGCTCAATGACGAGCGGGCGTGGGCCTGGCGTCAGAAGGCCTGGGAGACGGCGCCCGATGCCGTGCTGCGCACGCTGCAGGGGCTGGACGACGAGCGGGCGTGGACCCTGCGCGAGCAGCACGCGGTGCGCGCCACCAAGCTCGTCATCGAATCCCTGGAGGGGCTGGACCACCCCCGGGCCTGGGCGCTGCGCGAGTCCTTCGGGGCGCAGTGCGAGGAGACGCTGGAGTCCTTCGAGGGCATGGACGGCGCCACGGCGTGGCGGCTGCGCCAGGCGCTGGCGGACACCTGGCCGGCCGCCTCGGTGAAGAGCCTGGGGCCGCTGGCCGAGACGACTCGGGGGCGCGAGCTCATCACGCGCCTGCTCACGGCCCATCCCCGGGACTTCGCCCTGCTGCGGCAGGCGGCCCGGACCGCGCGGATGCTGGAGCGGGAGGTGCGTGATGCCTCCGCCTGAGCTGGTGGCCCAGGCCGCCGCCACGGTGAGCCCGCAGGCCCTGGACATCCAGGCGGCGCTCCTGCGCTTCAGCCTCGCGCTGGTGCTCGGCGCGGTGCTCGCCTACCGGCCCTGGCGCCGGTTCATGCCCTCCGCGCCGGCCATGCCGCAGGAGACCGCGCACACGCAGTTGCTCATCGCCGTGGCGGGCGCGGTGATGACCACGGTCATCGGCGACAGCATGTCGCGCGCCTTCGGCCTCGTGGGGCTCGGCGGCTTCATCCGCTTCCGCTCGGGCATCAAGGACACGCGTGACGCGGCCGTCATGTTCGTGCTCATCGGCGTGGGCATGTCCTGCGGGCTCGGCGCCTTCCAGGTGGCCGCGTGCGCCACGGGCTTCCTCGGCGCGGTGCTCATCGTCCTGGACCTCACGGCACAGCCCCGGCCCAACTGGATCAAGCTGTCCCTGGACGTGGAGAACCTGCGCGAGGCCCTGCCCCCGCTCCGGGCGCTCCACCCCGAGGCGCGCATGCTCACGCTCGAGCAGGAGGCGCCGACGACGCAGGCGGGCACCGCCGTCTTCGAGCTCGCCATGCCCCCGCGCATGGATGGACTGCAACTGCTGGAGGGGCTGCGCACCGCCCTGCCCGGCGTGCGCAGCGCCTCCATCGATCCGAGCTGACGTCCACGGGCTCCGGGACGGTGCTATGTCCCGGAGCACCATGACGCGCTCCCTGACCATCGTCCCCCGCTGGGCCGGCCATGCCGACTCGGACTTCTACCCGTGGCTGCTCCAGGAGAAGCCCGCCGGCTTCGACTCCCTGCGCGCCCTGGAGATGCCCGACCCGAAACAGCCGCGGCCGGAGACCTGGGTTCCCGCGCTCGCCCAGGCCCTGGGGAGCGCGCCCGCCCCCGGCTCCGTGGTGATGGGCCACAGCGTGGGGTGCCAGACCGTGCTGCGCTACCTGGAGACGCTCCCGCCGGGCAGCCAGGTGGAGGGCGTGCTGCTGGTGGCCGCCTGGTGGAGCGTGGACAACCCCTGGGACAGCCTGCGGCCCTGGACGGACCGGATGCTGGACCTGGAGCGGATCCGCGCAGCCGCGGGCCGGGTCGTCGTGCTGCTCTCCGACAACGATCCCTTCACCTCGGACTTCCGCGAGAACGCCCGACTCTGGGAGGAACGGCTGGGCGCCCAGGTGCAGCTCGTCCCCGGGGCAAAGCATTTCAACGGCACGCACGAGCCCGCGGTCCTGGACGCCCTGCGGCGGCACTTCGGAGACGCCCGCTGAGCAGGCGGGCCAGCGAGCCCCGAGGGGTGGGGAAGGTTGACCTCCAGACCCTCGGGGCGAAGGTTTGAAGCACCATGAGCACGCCCGAGCCGAGAATCGTGGTCACGACGACGGACATGGAGCGGCTGCGCACCCTGGTCGACACCACCTCCGGGGACGTCGCCGAGGCCCTCGACGCGGAGCTGCTGCGCGCCGAGGTGGTGGAGGCCCGGGAGCTGCCCCCCGACGTCGTCACCATGAACAGCCGGGTCGTGTATCGGGACGAGGAGACGCGGGAGTCGCGTGAGGTGACGCTCTCCTACCCCCAGGATGCCTCGCTGGAGCAGGGACGCATCTCCGTCCTGGCGCCCGTGGGCGCGGCACTGCTGGGCCTGTCCGTGGGGCAGGAGATCGAGTGGCAGCAGCCTGGAGGAAAGTCCAAGCGTCTGCGCATCCTCTCGGTCACCTACCAACCCCAGGCGGCGGGCGAGACCCATTGATTGATACGGTCGCGGTGAATGGCGAGGTGCGGCGGATGCAGGAGCTGCGCCTCGGCGACTTCCTCCAGTCCTTCTTCTTCGGCGCGGGCTTCTTCGAGACCTTCCTCATCGAGGAAGGCACGCCCTGGTTCCTCGCACGGCACCTCGCCCGGCTGCGGACGAGCCTCGCCGCCTACGCGGACACCGTGCGCGCGCCCCCCGCCCCCCTGCTCGAACCCGAGGCCGTGCTCGACGCCCTGCGCCGCTGCCTCGCGGTGGAGGACATGGGCCCGCGCTTCACCGGCGTGGGCAAGCTCGTCGCCGGGGATGGCCAGCTCCTGCTGACCTTCCGGCACCGGCCCGCTCCCGTCCCGGAGGGGCTCGTCCTCGACCAGCTCGAATCGCGCGGCTACCGGCGGGGCGATCCCCTGGCGACCCATAAGAGCGTGTCGTACCTGCGCCAGTACAGCCACCTGGGCCGGGGAACGGTCTTCGCCAACGAGCACGGCGAGTGGTGCGAGGCGCCCAACGGCAACCTCTTCTTCCTCCTGGAGGACGCCGTGGTGACGCCTCCGGTGGAGGCGCCCTGTCTGCCGGGCATCATCCGCGCGGTGGTGGTGGAGGCGGGTCCCTGGGAGGGGCTTCCCCTCGAGGAGCGCGCGCTTCCCGTGGAGCAGCGGGCGCGGCTCCAGGGCTGCGTCCTCACCAACTCCGTGGGCCTCGCCCAGCCCGTGTCCCGGTTGCTCGGCCAGACCCTGCCCCACAGCACCCGACTGGCCCAGGGGCTTCGCGCCCGCGTGGAAGCCCGGGCCCGCCAGGAGACCTGAGCCCCCCTCAGCGAAAGCCGAGCCCCGTCTCCACCTCGGCGTCCGTGAGCCGCCGCCACCCGCCCTCGGGTACGTCCAGGGACACCGTGCCCACGGCCTCCCGGTGCAGCGCGAGCACGGGATGCCCCACCGCCGCCAGCATCCGCTTCACCTGGTGGTGGCGGCCCTCGGTGAGCACCAATTCCACGCGCTGGGGTCCGCGCGCGCGCGCCTCGGCGGGCCGGGTCGGTCCGTCCTCCAGCACCACGCCCTCGCGCAGTCGCTGGAGGGCCGCCTCCGTGGGCAGGCCCTCCACGTCCGCCACGTAGCGCTTGGCCAGGTGCGTGACGGGCGAGGTCGCGTGCGCCACCAGCCGCTCCTCGTTGGTGAAGAGCAGCAGGCCCGTGGTGTCGCGATCCAGGCGGCCCACGGCGTACCACTCGTAGCCGCGCAGCGCCTCGGGCAGCACGGCGCGCAGCCGCTCGAAGACGGTGCCGAGGCCCTCGGGATCGTGCCCGTGCACCACGAGGCCGGCGGGCTTGTGGAACATGACGGTCAGCACCTCGGACGTCAGCGAGAGCGGTTGCCCCTCCAGCCGCACCCCGCTCGCCGCGCGCACCGGCGCGAAGGGATCGCGCTCCACGCGCCCGTCCACCTCCACCCGCCCCTCCTGGATGGCCCGCTCGGCGTCGAGGCGCGGCAGCACCCCCGCCCGGCCCAGGGCCCGCGCCAACCACTCCGCGCGCTCGCCCTCCGGCACCGGCGCCTGACGTCGGCGCGCGGCCTCCAACCACCTCGGTGTCTTCGGCGTCCTCCCCATGCCTGGAGGCTACCCGCGCCCGCGTCCGCGCGCCCGCCACTCGTGCTCGAGCTGCGCGTAGATGTACGAGTCACACCACTCGCCCCGGATGAGCGCGTTCTCGCGGAAGTGCGCCTCGCGCCGCATGCCCAGCTTCTCCATCACCCGGTAGGAGCCCGGGTTGCGCGGGTCGCAGTCCGCGTACATGCGATGCAACCCGAGCGTGCCGAAGCTGAAGTCCATGACGGCCTGGGCCGCCTCGGAGGCGTAGCCCTGGCCCCAGGAGGGACGCTCGAGGATGTACCAGAGCGTCCCCTCGCGTGACGGCACGTCCGTGACGCGCATGCCACAGCGGCCGATGAGCCGCCCGTCCTCGCGCCGCACCATGGCCAGGTCATAGACGCGCCGAGGCAGTGGCCGCGACAGCTCCGCGACCCGGAGGATGTACTCCCGGCTCTCCTCGGGCGTGCGCACGCCGTGGCTGCCGTAGCGCACCACCTCGGGGTCCGACTCGTAGCGCGTGGTGGCGCGCCAGTCCTCCTCCACGAAGTCGCGCAGCTGCAGCCGGGGCGTGAGTAACGGCGGGGCGGATGACATCACGGACCGGACCTCCCCCCTCCCCGACGCGCGGGGACAGGCGCCCACAGGCTGACAGATGGCCCCCCGCGAGAGAAGCCGACCGCACATTCCGCGCGCCGTCCCATTGACTCACCCCGCCCGGTGGTGCATCTTGATTTTGAAATTAATAATCAAAATCACCAAGCCGTCGCGACGAGGAGAACCCCATGTCCCTGCCCACCTGCCACCGAACCATCCTGGCCCGGGGTCCCAGCGCGGAAGTGGCGCGCTGCTCGTGCGGCCACATCCACTTGAGCATGGGACCCGTGACGATCCGCCTGGACGAGGACTCGCTGCACGCGGCCTGGCACACGGTGGGCGACGCGCTGCGGGCGCTGTCCGAGGGCAGGCCCCAGCCACTCGCGCGGGAGGACCAGGGCGGGGAGTGGAAGCAATGAGCCCGCTGACGGAGCAATTGCGCCAGGCCACCACCGAGGAGGCCCGCGCCGTGAGGGGCACCGCCCTGGCGCGCCGGCTCGCGCGGGGAGCGCTGGACCGGGGCGGCTACGCGCGCCTGTTGTCGAGCCTGCAGGCGCTCTACGCCGAGCTGGAGTGGGCGCTCTTGTGGAACCGGCGGCACCCGGGGGTGGGCCCGCTGTGCCTGCCCGAGCTGTGGTGCAACGAGCTGCTCCAGGACGACCTGCGGAGCCTGCTGGGCCCCGGCTGGCACGCGAGCGCGCGGCGGCAGGACGTGGCCGCGTATGTCGAGCGGCTGGGCCTCTTGTGTGACACCACGCCCGCGCTGCTCGCCGCGCACGCGTGGGTGCTCTACGCGACGGAGCTGCCGGGCGCGGGCCAGTCGGGCGCGGGGATGAGCCGGACGCTCGGGTTGCGAGGGGCGTCGGGCACGTCGTACCTGCGCCACGCCACGCACCTGGATGGCACCGCCTACCGCGCGCACCTGCTGGACACCCTGGATCAGATGGTCCTGGGTGAGCGGGAACGGGACGCGCTGGTGCACGAGGCACGGCACGCGGTGAAGGGCCTGTTCGGCCTCTACGAGCTGCTGGGCCGGGGCCT includes:
- a CDS encoding c-type cytochrome, coding for MKKKLLYAALVLVLLVGGGIGFVSYQLEQPVTAPLPPIKANTSPEAVARGAVIFHSMCEGCHRSPGSERVTGARMFEVPAFLGTFYSANITLDPNVGIGTLTDEQIARIIRYGVNRKDRMTMMAQSAMSDDDIAAVLGFMRSGDPVFQPDPATQPPTQLSTAGKLIVYLAGGTKVPDRPASGILTPPRTDKLAYGRYLAHDVFDCAGCHSPGFDASKGVGPEAFSGGFEFEDASGAKIVGPNITFHPTGIGKWSVEDFGVAIRDGLKPGGSGILRMPMPRFRGLQDDEVEALYEYLKSKPQLATKAG
- a CDS encoding 1,4-dihydroxy-2-naphthoate polyprenyltransferase codes for the protein MNSLPLSSPSSLQIWLMAIRPKTLVAGFVPVLLGHALAARDGYHAPGAFLVALGWTLLIQIACNLNNDYCDFKRGADTAERLGPVRVTQSGLMSPEMVLGATLLFFTLAVIMGLQLVNMLGPPALVLVLVSVLAAYAYTGGPYPLGYNGLGDVAVFIFFGLVPVALTYYVEAGHFSPLVWLSALVPGTLGIAILTVNNLRDVKTDRLVGKRTLVVLLGAGFGRFQYAAVLGITALTPVLMWGLELTGPTVLLPLLSLPLALPPLRRVFRESGAALNQALGETARFELVFGVMLGAGLWMSTQG
- a CDS encoding CotH kinase family protein — translated: MSRRPRLGALASIAFALSAACGVGVERPEGWSEESHGKKAAPAYDVVFPASRVNRFDLVLTPEDWRVMQDDMTGMLGAFGAGGGGAPGGGAPGGGGGAPAELTQACEGKAAGDACTATFMGNTFTSTCAPGRNGAPLLCQPARGGGGGPGGPGGGGPGGGGGGGGDIVPNTPVYVPATFKFEGKTWPQVGVRMKGNSSLGETWRRGVGKLPLRLHFEKYKEAHPETDGQRFYGFKKLSLGNGAADTSLMRDKVTADVYRAFGVPAPTTGFVALYVDHGGGPEYWGLYTLDEDADNNSLLDRHFGDHDGPLYEADGVGARWQAFDEASFALQKNEEQGWGPVQEAIAALNADRTDAAAWRAGLEARLDVPGFLRWLAINTVMQNWDAYGGMAHNYYLYAHPQEGHRLHWISWDHDRSMGEGMGRSTSITQETTDASWPLIRLLMDDPTYAALYRQYLLEAVDGPASPDALRARITSARDTIAPWAVGENAERTGFTFLSTPESFETAISGTTGLLNFAAKRQADVKTALGVTP
- a CDS encoding VTC domain-containing protein, which encodes MNPPSPAPVSQDRERRFLPSREALETFLRAAASWTKPCVYDSGLPFAFTRTTYFDTERLDFLDSCRHGHTQRLRLREYAGTADLAQPAVLTGTRYLELKTNRGEQRTKVRVPITSDEASALLGGAEPPASGAAARLLRDSPHGPVRPWVMAWYRRGTLANADASVRITVDEDLVFALPPRDSQLGVPAAPTRLIQQAPATLVEVKGWGPQPSWLEEALRTLEAFETHDSKFEQGMRALLDGVPAVK
- a CDS encoding porin, translating into MHTSSRSSTLRQWAAGGIALAMLWVSPVRAQDSDQTQGPADPSPTPSSRPDATLRQDTPLGNWSIGGRVRTRETISAKEDKTFKGSLTVPAARLEFTYQWKKRVKAVVEFDVTDGLPNGLKDAFVSMKLVDGFSVRVGRFKTPMSLVELEPAARLPVIRRGLAREVLNPGVLNLTNRQVGAQLEWQCLTCTRVVRVRAGVWQPEAGRSSLEEGLGLVPMARGTVQLLDTLEVGASARGDAFSAANGGVNANWTLGVDLKHALPLGWGEWRSWVEALVGRSPVLTSVPGQHFTARAITALRVGGVKKNQFYLEPFVMASAFDPALETVNDMLWEGVGGLNFGQWKRWRIQAQYEHREAEARVPAILASLDDDLVKRRALLVQLEVIF
- the tmk gene encoding dTMP kinase, which produces MLIVFEGIDGSGKTTLSNRVARELRQAGLRVRHVREDGKLASPVSEGLRLFTKNPLHLALTPMAELLLYTARETQLLEEVTRPALAEYEVVIADRFLYTAEVLARWGRGLPEDAVRPIMDACARGLQPERVFLIDVDPAIARARRRLSKVLVSDTGVSSRKGLAGAGMQTRLRAGYRALAAENPERWRLVENADVTLDTLVTLLTQEVLGLVRGSGDRRPLPTPGESAAPRSPEEARARYLARVDRWTVEEPALAAFFLSGLEGPDIERRRELLASRCPELIAYGLGSVTTPHAWRLRAQVEEAAPVHVLGSLKNLAADHPEAWALRERWETRQPEAVALSLDGLDSERAWALRERLGVAVPEAVLTSLGWIDSERAWALRERWLTARGAEAALTQEKVARLACKSLRGLNDERAWAWRQKAWETAPDAVLRTLQGLDDERAWTLREQHAVRATKLVIESLEGLDHPRAWALRESFGAQCEETLESFEGMDGATAWRLRQALADTWPAASVKSLGPLAETTRGRELITRLLTAHPRDFALLRQAARTARMLEREVRDASA
- a CDS encoding DUF4956 domain-containing protein, with amino-acid sequence MPPPELVAQAAATVSPQALDIQAALLRFSLALVLGAVLAYRPWRRFMPSAPAMPQETAHTQLLIAVAGAVMTTVIGDSMSRAFGLVGLGGFIRFRSGIKDTRDAAVMFVLIGVGMSCGLGAFQVAACATGFLGAVLIVLDLTAQPRPNWIKLSLDVENLREALPPLRALHPEARMLTLEQEAPTTQAGTAVFELAMPPRMDGLQLLEGLRTALPGVRSASIDPS
- a CDS encoding RBBP9/YdeN family alpha/beta hydrolase codes for the protein MTRSLTIVPRWAGHADSDFYPWLLQEKPAGFDSLRALEMPDPKQPRPETWVPALAQALGSAPAPGSVVMGHSVGCQTVLRYLETLPPGSQVEGVLLVAAWWSVDNPWDSLRPWTDRMLDLERIRAAAGRVVVLLSDNDPFTSDFRENARLWEERLGAQVQLVPGAKHFNGTHEPAVLDALRRHFGDAR
- the rnk gene encoding nucleoside diphosphate kinase regulator, which translates into the protein MSTPEPRIVVTTTDMERLRTLVDTTSGDVAEALDAELLRAEVVEARELPPDVVTMNSRVVYRDEETRESREVTLSYPQDASLEQGRISVLAPVGAALLGLSVGQEIEWQQPGGKSKRLRILSVTYQPQAAGETH
- a CDS encoding aminotransferase class IV — its product is MIDTVAVNGEVRRMQELRLGDFLQSFFFGAGFFETFLIEEGTPWFLARHLARLRTSLAAYADTVRAPPAPLLEPEAVLDALRRCLAVEDMGPRFTGVGKLVAGDGQLLLTFRHRPAPVPEGLVLDQLESRGYRRGDPLATHKSVSYLRQYSHLGRGTVFANEHGEWCEAPNGNLFFLLEDAVVTPPVEAPCLPGIIRAVVVEAGPWEGLPLEERALPVEQRARLQGCVLTNSVGLAQPVSRLLGQTLPHSTRLAQGLRARVEARARQET